Proteins from one Neodiprion fabricii isolate iyNeoFabr1 chromosome 5, iyNeoFabr1.1, whole genome shotgun sequence genomic window:
- the LOC124182236 gene encoding vascular endothelial growth factor receptor 1-like isoform X1: MCYFEERLDKCCIRHTGRVLISTMDRNNSTLVSIGRLMLFASLVITVYGIGRSREEIETRSKYGGTLDYKVYVEENQPATVPCDQMSNSMPDFIWLQRSYSSSVWNKLNVSSHLRINETAIWILDIANVTSEDNDMIYQCGMPCQIPKTTPGFPLCTRSLIKTYKVDKNYKSIRAVGSDRIYLQIYEVDFITPDIVLNRFTYTLDITYQEKGTDRWQEVGSRSDIVPSDLILNGLKRNTTYLIRSLISFHFHFKYYTIQYKWVTTLKEDIKYEPTVSILRMTGSSIAIEWTAPPPELEGYISFYNASLQGGLQNEKQLVSQIRKLSHIFKGLTAEMKYDVQVQACSVDACRHAYTGTILKDVYTKLEDELDPYIQPTIFLNGMTNDSITIGWYKPDDSYKGPVIGYYHPVLSAQYVTIESVYVNGTTLSFSFENLLQNVEYEFHVTACGKYKLNCGNRSVPIKAMIRGTSDSYWIHVGIWVIASALILLICMSALTVWKLRQKSLKRKLIKARLEYFNNGDATILSPDVAVSDQAELLPYLKKYEFPRSLLILGDVLGSGAFGVVRKGQAKTIRSREAVTTVAVKTVRATASLDCMTALLRELRILCYLGEHLNLVSLLGACTKNIEYGQLFVIVEFCRFGNLHDYLWRHRRDFVNQLDTDTAEIRDQNPSEDALDTNDQNGQSGSEGDENPEAEDCGDGTNVTSTSMTTDLVVTGAEATEPRVLFKYPGDYRGIETDPLRTRDLVFWAWQISRGMQYLSAKKVLHGDLAARNILLSDNNVVKICDFGLSKSLREEENFTNNERGPLPVKWMAIESLRDRIFSTKSDVWSYGVVLWELFSLADTPYHGIRPEYMCQTLIEGYRMERPKYAPQILYDMMLHCWKEEPSERPSFESLAWKISDMVDEHVKLYYLDLGNPYTEIYADVWKRERETVIKGEKPARHEETQPQE; the protein is encoded by the exons ATGTGTTACTTTGAGGAAAGATTGGATAAGTGTTGTATCCGGCATACGGGGAGGGTGTTAATCAGCACCATGGATCGAAACAATTCAACCCTTGTGTCGATTGGACGTTTGATGTTGTTTGCCTCTTTGGTTATCACTGTCTACGGCATAGGACGTTCCAGAG AAGAAATAGAGACGCGGAGCAAGTACGGCGGTACATTAGATTACAAGGTTTACGTAGAAGAGAATCAACCAGCAACCGTACCTTGTGACCAAATGAGCAATTCGATGCCGGATTTCATATGGCTACAAAGATCCTACAGCAGTTCGGTCTGGAACAAGCTGAATGTTTCAAGCCATTTACGTATCAATGAAACCGCCATCTGGATACTTGATATCGCAAATGTGACATCCGAAGACAATGACATGATATACCAATGCGGTATGCCATGCCAGATTCCTAAGACTACCCCAGGATTCCCTCTTTGTACCAGATCACTTATTAAGACCTATAAAGTggacaaaaattacaaaagtaTCCGAGCTGTCGGTTCGGATCGCATTTACCTACAAATTTATGAGGTGGATTTTATCACTCCAGATATAGTCTTGAATCGTTTTACATATACGTTAGATATTACGTATCAGGAAAAGGGTACGGACCGGTGGCAAGAAGTGGGATCACGGTCAGACATCGTACCCAGTGACCTTATTCTAAACGGATTGAAACGAAATACTACTTACCTAATAAGAAGCCTAATCAGTTTTCATTTCCACTTTAAGTACTACACGATTCAATATAAATGGGTTACAACGTTGAAAGAAG ATATCAAATACGAACCAACTGTTTCAATTTTGAGAATGACTGGTAGTTCAATAGCGATTGAATGGACCGCACCACCGCCAGAATTGGAAGGTTACATTAGCTTTTACAATGCATCACTTCAAGGGGGACTACAGAACGAGAAACAGCTTGTATCACAAATAAGAAAGTTAAGCCACATTTTCAAGGGACTTACTGCAGAGATGAAATACGATGTTCAAGTGCAAGCTTGTTCTGTTGACGCATGTCGACATGCGTACACGGGAACCATTTTAAAGGATGTGTATACCAAACTCGAAG ATGAGTTAGATCCCTATATTCAACCGACCATATTTCTGAATGGAATGACCAACGATTCCATAACCATCGGATGGTATAAGCCCGATGATTCGTACAAGGGTCCAGTTATTGGTTACTACCATCCAGTGCTGTCGGCGCAGTACGTTACGATTGAATCAGTATACGTAAATGGGACTACACTTTCTTTCTCGTTTGAAAATCTGCTGCAGAATGTTGAGTATGAGTTTCACGTGACGGCCTGCGGAAAATACAAATTGAATTGTGGTAATCGGAGCGTTCCAATCAAAGCTATGATTCGAG GTACTTCCGACAGCTATTGGATTCATGTTGGAATATGGGTGATTGCATCGGCGCTAATACTCCTTATCTGTATGAGCGCGCTCACTGTTTGGAAACTTCGGCAAAAG tcatTGAAACGGAAATTGATCAAAGCCAGACTCGAATACTTCAACAATGGGGATGCAACGATTCTGAGTCCAGACGTGGCTGTCAGCGATCAAGCTGAGCTACTGCCTTACCTGAAGAAATACGAGTTTCCTCGAAGTCTCCTTATCCTCG GCGACGTGTTGGGAAGTGGGGCATTCGGAGTGGTCAGAAAAGGACAGGCGAAAACCATTCGCAGTCGCGAGGCCGTCACAACAGTTGCTGTGAAGACGGTCCGAGCCACAGCCAGTCTGGATTGTATGACGGCCCTTCTTCGAGAACTCAGGATTCTTTGCTATCTCGGCGAACATCTGAATCTTGTTAGTCTTCTTGGCGCTTGTACGAAAAATATAGAGTACG GGCAACTTTTCGTCATCGTAGAATTTTGTCGATTTGGTAACTTGCATGACTACCTGTGGCGCCATCGGCGCGATTTTGTGAATCAATTGGATACTGACACTGCGGAAATTCGTGATCAAAATCCTTCTGAAGATGCACTCGATACCAACGATCAAAA TGGACAATCAGGCTCAGAGGGCGACGAAAATCCAGAAGCAGAAGACTGTGGTGATGGCACTAATGTCACTAGTACAAGTATGACAACAGACCTCGTTGTCACTGGTGCTGAAGCCACCGAACCACGAGTGCTTTTCAAATACCCAGGCGATTACAGAGGCATAGAGACAGATCCGTTGCGAACGCGAGACTTGGTCTTTTGGGCTTGGCAAATTTCACGTGGCATGCAGTATCTCAGTGCCAAGAAG GTTCTCCACGGAGACTTGGCGGCAAGAAACATTCTCCTCTCTGATAACAATGTTGTGAAAATCTGTGACTTTGGACTGTCAAAGTCCCTCCGCGAGGAAGAGAACTTTACGAACAACGAGCGTGGTCCGCTTCCGGTGAAGTGGATGGCCATCGAGTCGCTCAGGgatcgaatattttcaacgaaatcggATGTTTGGTCGTACGGAGTCGTTCTGTGGGAGCTTTTCTCACTTGCTGATACGCCGTATCATGGGATCAGACCCGAATATATGTGTCAAACTCTGATCGAAGGTTATCGTATGGAGCGACCGAAATACGCGCCGCAGATTTT GTACGATATGATGTTACATTGCTGGAAAGAGGAGCCATCGGAACGACCCTCATTCGAATCGCTCGCCTGGAAAATTTCTGATATGGTGGACGAGCATGTGAAATTG TATTACCTCGACTTGGGCAATCCGTACACCGAGATATACGCTGATGTTTGGAAACGTGAAAGAGAAACCGTGATCAAAGGTGAAAAACCTGCCAGACATGAAGAGACCCAACCGCAAGAGTAA
- the LOC124182236 gene encoding vascular endothelial growth factor receptor 1-like isoform X2, whose protein sequence is MGYNVERRMTGSSIAIEWTAPPPELEGYISFYNASLQGGLQNEKQLVSQIRKLSHIFKGLTAEMKYDVQVQACSVDACRHAYTGTILKDVYTKLEDELDPYIQPTIFLNGMTNDSITIGWYKPDDSYKGPVIGYYHPVLSAQYVTIESVYVNGTTLSFSFENLLQNVEYEFHVTACGKYKLNCGNRSVPIKAMIRGTSDSYWIHVGIWVIASALILLICMSALTVWKLRQKSLKRKLIKARLEYFNNGDATILSPDVAVSDQAELLPYLKKYEFPRSLLILGDVLGSGAFGVVRKGQAKTIRSREAVTTVAVKTVRATASLDCMTALLRELRILCYLGEHLNLVSLLGACTKNIEYGQLFVIVEFCRFGNLHDYLWRHRRDFVNQLDTDTAEIRDQNPSEDALDTNDQNGQSGSEGDENPEAEDCGDGTNVTSTSMTTDLVVTGAEATEPRVLFKYPGDYRGIETDPLRTRDLVFWAWQISRGMQYLSAKKVLHGDLAARNILLSDNNVVKICDFGLSKSLREEENFTNNERGPLPVKWMAIESLRDRIFSTKSDVWSYGVVLWELFSLADTPYHGIRPEYMCQTLIEGYRMERPKYAPQILYDMMLHCWKEEPSERPSFESLAWKISDMVDEHVKLYYLDLGNPYTEIYADVWKRERETVIKGEKPARHEETQPQE, encoded by the exons ATGGGTTACAACGTTGAAAGAAG AATGACTGGTAGTTCAATAGCGATTGAATGGACCGCACCACCGCCAGAATTGGAAGGTTACATTAGCTTTTACAATGCATCACTTCAAGGGGGACTACAGAACGAGAAACAGCTTGTATCACAAATAAGAAAGTTAAGCCACATTTTCAAGGGACTTACTGCAGAGATGAAATACGATGTTCAAGTGCAAGCTTGTTCTGTTGACGCATGTCGACATGCGTACACGGGAACCATTTTAAAGGATGTGTATACCAAACTCGAAG ATGAGTTAGATCCCTATATTCAACCGACCATATTTCTGAATGGAATGACCAACGATTCCATAACCATCGGATGGTATAAGCCCGATGATTCGTACAAGGGTCCAGTTATTGGTTACTACCATCCAGTGCTGTCGGCGCAGTACGTTACGATTGAATCAGTATACGTAAATGGGACTACACTTTCTTTCTCGTTTGAAAATCTGCTGCAGAATGTTGAGTATGAGTTTCACGTGACGGCCTGCGGAAAATACAAATTGAATTGTGGTAATCGGAGCGTTCCAATCAAAGCTATGATTCGAG GTACTTCCGACAGCTATTGGATTCATGTTGGAATATGGGTGATTGCATCGGCGCTAATACTCCTTATCTGTATGAGCGCGCTCACTGTTTGGAAACTTCGGCAAAAG tcatTGAAACGGAAATTGATCAAAGCCAGACTCGAATACTTCAACAATGGGGATGCAACGATTCTGAGTCCAGACGTGGCTGTCAGCGATCAAGCTGAGCTACTGCCTTACCTGAAGAAATACGAGTTTCCTCGAAGTCTCCTTATCCTCG GCGACGTGTTGGGAAGTGGGGCATTCGGAGTGGTCAGAAAAGGACAGGCGAAAACCATTCGCAGTCGCGAGGCCGTCACAACAGTTGCTGTGAAGACGGTCCGAGCCACAGCCAGTCTGGATTGTATGACGGCCCTTCTTCGAGAACTCAGGATTCTTTGCTATCTCGGCGAACATCTGAATCTTGTTAGTCTTCTTGGCGCTTGTACGAAAAATATAGAGTACG GGCAACTTTTCGTCATCGTAGAATTTTGTCGATTTGGTAACTTGCATGACTACCTGTGGCGCCATCGGCGCGATTTTGTGAATCAATTGGATACTGACACTGCGGAAATTCGTGATCAAAATCCTTCTGAAGATGCACTCGATACCAACGATCAAAA TGGACAATCAGGCTCAGAGGGCGACGAAAATCCAGAAGCAGAAGACTGTGGTGATGGCACTAATGTCACTAGTACAAGTATGACAACAGACCTCGTTGTCACTGGTGCTGAAGCCACCGAACCACGAGTGCTTTTCAAATACCCAGGCGATTACAGAGGCATAGAGACAGATCCGTTGCGAACGCGAGACTTGGTCTTTTGGGCTTGGCAAATTTCACGTGGCATGCAGTATCTCAGTGCCAAGAAG GTTCTCCACGGAGACTTGGCGGCAAGAAACATTCTCCTCTCTGATAACAATGTTGTGAAAATCTGTGACTTTGGACTGTCAAAGTCCCTCCGCGAGGAAGAGAACTTTACGAACAACGAGCGTGGTCCGCTTCCGGTGAAGTGGATGGCCATCGAGTCGCTCAGGgatcgaatattttcaacgaaatcggATGTTTGGTCGTACGGAGTCGTTCTGTGGGAGCTTTTCTCACTTGCTGATACGCCGTATCATGGGATCAGACCCGAATATATGTGTCAAACTCTGATCGAAGGTTATCGTATGGAGCGACCGAAATACGCGCCGCAGATTTT GTACGATATGATGTTACATTGCTGGAAAGAGGAGCCATCGGAACGACCCTCATTCGAATCGCTCGCCTGGAAAATTTCTGATATGGTGGACGAGCATGTGAAATTG TATTACCTCGACTTGGGCAATCCGTACACCGAGATATACGCTGATGTTTGGAAACGTGAAAGAGAAACCGTGATCAAAGGTGAAAAACCTGCCAGACATGAAGAGACCCAACCGCAAGAGTAA
- the LOC124182236 gene encoding vascular endothelial growth factor receptor 1-like isoform X3, whose translation MTGSSIAIEWTAPPPELEGYISFYNASLQGGLQNEKQLVSQIRKLSHIFKGLTAEMKYDVQVQACSVDACRHAYTGTILKDVYTKLEDELDPYIQPTIFLNGMTNDSITIGWYKPDDSYKGPVIGYYHPVLSAQYVTIESVYVNGTTLSFSFENLLQNVEYEFHVTACGKYKLNCGNRSVPIKAMIRGTSDSYWIHVGIWVIASALILLICMSALTVWKLRQKSLKRKLIKARLEYFNNGDATILSPDVAVSDQAELLPYLKKYEFPRSLLILGDVLGSGAFGVVRKGQAKTIRSREAVTTVAVKTVRATASLDCMTALLRELRILCYLGEHLNLVSLLGACTKNIEYGQLFVIVEFCRFGNLHDYLWRHRRDFVNQLDTDTAEIRDQNPSEDALDTNDQNGQSGSEGDENPEAEDCGDGTNVTSTSMTTDLVVTGAEATEPRVLFKYPGDYRGIETDPLRTRDLVFWAWQISRGMQYLSAKKVLHGDLAARNILLSDNNVVKICDFGLSKSLREEENFTNNERGPLPVKWMAIESLRDRIFSTKSDVWSYGVVLWELFSLADTPYHGIRPEYMCQTLIEGYRMERPKYAPQILYDMMLHCWKEEPSERPSFESLAWKISDMVDEHVKLYYLDLGNPYTEIYADVWKRERETVIKGEKPARHEETQPQE comes from the exons ATGACTGGTAGTTCAATAGCGATTGAATGGACCGCACCACCGCCAGAATTGGAAGGTTACATTAGCTTTTACAATGCATCACTTCAAGGGGGACTACAGAACGAGAAACAGCTTGTATCACAAATAAGAAAGTTAAGCCACATTTTCAAGGGACTTACTGCAGAGATGAAATACGATGTTCAAGTGCAAGCTTGTTCTGTTGACGCATGTCGACATGCGTACACGGGAACCATTTTAAAGGATGTGTATACCAAACTCGAAG ATGAGTTAGATCCCTATATTCAACCGACCATATTTCTGAATGGAATGACCAACGATTCCATAACCATCGGATGGTATAAGCCCGATGATTCGTACAAGGGTCCAGTTATTGGTTACTACCATCCAGTGCTGTCGGCGCAGTACGTTACGATTGAATCAGTATACGTAAATGGGACTACACTTTCTTTCTCGTTTGAAAATCTGCTGCAGAATGTTGAGTATGAGTTTCACGTGACGGCCTGCGGAAAATACAAATTGAATTGTGGTAATCGGAGCGTTCCAATCAAAGCTATGATTCGAG GTACTTCCGACAGCTATTGGATTCATGTTGGAATATGGGTGATTGCATCGGCGCTAATACTCCTTATCTGTATGAGCGCGCTCACTGTTTGGAAACTTCGGCAAAAG tcatTGAAACGGAAATTGATCAAAGCCAGACTCGAATACTTCAACAATGGGGATGCAACGATTCTGAGTCCAGACGTGGCTGTCAGCGATCAAGCTGAGCTACTGCCTTACCTGAAGAAATACGAGTTTCCTCGAAGTCTCCTTATCCTCG GCGACGTGTTGGGAAGTGGGGCATTCGGAGTGGTCAGAAAAGGACAGGCGAAAACCATTCGCAGTCGCGAGGCCGTCACAACAGTTGCTGTGAAGACGGTCCGAGCCACAGCCAGTCTGGATTGTATGACGGCCCTTCTTCGAGAACTCAGGATTCTTTGCTATCTCGGCGAACATCTGAATCTTGTTAGTCTTCTTGGCGCTTGTACGAAAAATATAGAGTACG GGCAACTTTTCGTCATCGTAGAATTTTGTCGATTTGGTAACTTGCATGACTACCTGTGGCGCCATCGGCGCGATTTTGTGAATCAATTGGATACTGACACTGCGGAAATTCGTGATCAAAATCCTTCTGAAGATGCACTCGATACCAACGATCAAAA TGGACAATCAGGCTCAGAGGGCGACGAAAATCCAGAAGCAGAAGACTGTGGTGATGGCACTAATGTCACTAGTACAAGTATGACAACAGACCTCGTTGTCACTGGTGCTGAAGCCACCGAACCACGAGTGCTTTTCAAATACCCAGGCGATTACAGAGGCATAGAGACAGATCCGTTGCGAACGCGAGACTTGGTCTTTTGGGCTTGGCAAATTTCACGTGGCATGCAGTATCTCAGTGCCAAGAAG GTTCTCCACGGAGACTTGGCGGCAAGAAACATTCTCCTCTCTGATAACAATGTTGTGAAAATCTGTGACTTTGGACTGTCAAAGTCCCTCCGCGAGGAAGAGAACTTTACGAACAACGAGCGTGGTCCGCTTCCGGTGAAGTGGATGGCCATCGAGTCGCTCAGGgatcgaatattttcaacgaaatcggATGTTTGGTCGTACGGAGTCGTTCTGTGGGAGCTTTTCTCACTTGCTGATACGCCGTATCATGGGATCAGACCCGAATATATGTGTCAAACTCTGATCGAAGGTTATCGTATGGAGCGACCGAAATACGCGCCGCAGATTTT GTACGATATGATGTTACATTGCTGGAAAGAGGAGCCATCGGAACGACCCTCATTCGAATCGCTCGCCTGGAAAATTTCTGATATGGTGGACGAGCATGTGAAATTG TATTACCTCGACTTGGGCAATCCGTACACCGAGATATACGCTGATGTTTGGAAACGTGAAAGAGAAACCGTGATCAAAGGTGAAAAACCTGCCAGACATGAAGAGACCCAACCGCAAGAGTAA